The proteins below are encoded in one region of Halocatena salina:
- a CDS encoding DNA-directed RNA polymerase subunit D, whose translation MTGDFEVQFIDRGERTARFVVRGVTPAFANGLRRAIIADVPTLSIDSVRIIENSSVMFDEQIALRLGLVPLTTPPDEFEEGDSVTLALDVEGPETAYSGDLVSNHELVEPADKNIPIIELKYPETADSPQRLELEADAVMGRGRDHAKNQGGIAVGYRHLQTVDIVGDRDAFDDGTEDSILRGVIEEQAAEEAVGSDGETPENGELVPTETFDNDLSQRYPDKEVEVHDVPEAFVFHVESDGSMSIDELVLTATDTLFDRADELEQAVSL comes from the coding sequence ATGACAGGAGATTTCGAGGTGCAGTTTATCGACCGCGGCGAGCGCACAGCGCGCTTTGTCGTCCGAGGGGTGACGCCCGCGTTCGCAAACGGTCTTCGACGGGCGATCATCGCGGACGTGCCGACACTCTCGATCGACTCGGTCCGGATCATCGAGAACTCCTCGGTGATGTTCGACGAGCAGATCGCTCTTCGGTTGGGGCTAGTCCCGCTCACCACGCCACCGGACGAGTTCGAGGAGGGCGACAGCGTTACGCTCGCGCTCGACGTCGAGGGGCCGGAGACGGCCTACTCCGGTGATCTCGTCTCGAATCACGAACTCGTCGAACCCGCCGACAAGAACATTCCGATCATCGAATTGAAATATCCGGAAACGGCGGACTCCCCACAGCGTTTGGAACTCGAAGCCGACGCCGTGATGGGACGTGGACGTGACCACGCTAAAAATCAGGGCGGGATTGCCGTCGGTTACCGGCATCTCCAGACCGTCGACATCGTCGGTGACCGTGACGCATTCGACGACGGCACCGAGGATTCCATTCTTCGTGGCGTCATCGAGGAACAAGCGGCCGAAGAGGCCGTTGGTTCTGACGGTGAGACCCCCGAAAACGGTGAGCTCGTCCCAACCGAAACGTTCGACAACGACCTCTCACAGCGGTACCCTGATAAGGAGGTCGAGGTACACGACGTACCGGAAGCGTTCGTGTTCCACGTCGAGAGCGACGGCTCGATGAGCATCGACGAGCTGGTGCTCACGGCCACTGACACGCTTTTCGACCGAGCAGACGAACTCGAACAAGCAGTTTCACTGTAA
- a CDS encoding 50S ribosomal protein L18e, which yields MNKTNPRLTSLIADCKRAARGGGSVWGDVAERLEKPRRTHAEVNLGRIERYAKEDETVLIPGKVLGSGVLQKEVTVAAVDFSGTAKTKISQVGEAIDLEQALERNPDGTGVRVIR from the coding sequence ATGAATAAGACGAATCCGAGACTCACGAGTCTCATCGCCGACTGTAAACGGGCAGCCAGAGGCGGTGGCTCCGTGTGGGGTGATGTCGCCGAACGGTTGGAAAAACCCCGCCGGACCCACGCCGAAGTCAATCTCGGACGTATCGAGCGATACGCCAAAGAGGACGAGACGGTACTCATTCCCGGAAAAGTGCTCGGTAGTGGCGTGCTCCAGAAGGAAGTTACCGTCGCTGCCGTTGATTTCTCCGGGACTGCGAAAACGAAAATTAGCCAAGTCGGTGAAGCGATCGATCTCGAACAGGCACTCGAACGCAATCCAGACGGCACCGGTGTCCGGGTGATTCGATGA
- a CDS encoding 30S ribosomal protein S11: MSSGSDERWGIAHIHASFNNTIITITDETGAETLAKSSGGSVVKQNRDEASPYAAMQMAEVVAEDIMAQGLEGVHVRVRGPGGNLQKNAGPGAQAAIRALARAGLEIGRIEDVTPIPHDGTRPPKNSGF, from the coding sequence ATGAGTTCAGGATCAGACGAACGTTGGGGCATCGCTCACATTCACGCATCGTTCAACAACACGATCATCACCATCACGGATGAGACGGGCGCGGAGACGCTTGCGAAATCCAGCGGTGGGTCAGTCGTGAAACAGAACCGAGACGAGGCATCACCCTACGCCGCAATGCAGATGGCGGAAGTCGTCGCCGAGGATATCATGGCTCAGGGGCTCGAAGGCGTACACGTTCGGGTCCGTGGGCCGGGGGGCAATCTCCAAAAGAACGCTGGACCGGGCGCACAAGCTGCGATCCGTGCGCTCGCCCGCGCTGGCTTGGAAATCGGGCGCATCGAGGACGTTACACCGATCCCACACGATGGGACGCGACCACCGAAAAACAGCGGGTTCTGA
- a CDS encoding 30S ribosomal protein S4, whose protein sequence is MTLGKNTKFYETPNHPYQGERIAEESGLIGQYGLKNKEELWRTQSELRSFRREARSLLGREQGASEAIAEEATEFLDRLRRVGVLGREDGADDVLGLEVTDLLERRLQTIVYRKGLGNTPKQARQFITHGHITIDGHRVTTPSYTVNTDEEGSIAYDETSPIADELHPARAEGQE, encoded by the coding sequence ATGACACTCGGGAAAAACACGAAGTTCTACGAAACGCCGAACCATCCCTACCAAGGCGAGCGGATCGCCGAGGAAAGCGGGCTGATCGGCCAGTATGGGTTGAAGAACAAAGAAGAGCTGTGGCGCACCCAGTCGGAGCTTCGGTCGTTCCGTCGGGAAGCCCGATCACTGCTCGGACGCGAGCAAGGCGCTTCCGAGGCGATCGCCGAAGAGGCGACGGAATTTCTAGACCGGCTCCGACGGGTCGGTGTTCTCGGACGTGAAGACGGCGCCGACGACGTGTTGGGTCTCGAAGTGACCGACCTGCTCGAACGACGGCTCCAGACGATCGTCTACCGGAAGGGTCTCGGGAACACACCGAAGCAGGCGCGCCAGTTCATCACCCATGGACACATCACGATCGATGGCCACCGGGTGACGACCCCCTCATACACTGTAAACACCGATGAGGAAGGGAGCATCGCGTACGATGAAACCAGCCCGATTGCTGATGAGCTACACCCAGCACGGGCGGAGGGACAGGAATAA